The nucleotide sequence CCTTGATTCCCCTGAATCCAAATCCTGATCCCCTAGATTTGCCAACTAAGGCCAGCCAAGTCACCCTCGATTTAACCAAACCAATCACAATGGCCCAGGCCATTGAAGTTGCAACTCGCAATAACTTAGCCTTGAAAACCGCTGAACTCCAACTGCGCCAAGCTCGGGCCGCACTCAAGGAAGCTGAAGCGAGTTTATATCCCAGTCTTGGCTGGCAAACCACCATGGGACGCGGCGTTTCTCCCACCGGCCAGTTGATTAGTTTTCCCCTCAATACCCAGCAACAGCAACAACTCCAGCAACAACAACTCCAACAGGCCCAGCAGCAACTTGTCGGACAACAGCAGACTGCTAGCCAAATTCTTCAAAACCAGTTGAATCGACTCCAGCAGCGGTTTCAGGGGCCACAAATCACCACCTTTAACGATCAACAAAACCTAGAGTTGCAGCAGTTAATTCAGCAATTACAAAGTAGTGCTACCCTTGCCGCAACTCCTCCTGTTTTTCAACCCACGACCCTGTCTCCGCTCATCCTTAATGCTCGCAGTTTCAACTCAATTCCTGGCTTTGCTAGCTTTACTACGCCTAACTCATCCGGCGGAACAATTGTTGGTAACACCTTTAATAGTACGGCCTCTCTAAGCTATAGTCTCTGGACTTCTGGGAGTCGGGATGGTTCCATTCAAGCGGCCCGCGAACAGGTACGTTTGGCTGAGCTAGAAGTCCGGCGTCAACTGGATCAACTCACCTTAGATGTGGTTAATGATTACCTCAACGCTCAACAGGCCAATGTTCAACAACAAATTGGCCAGGCCGCGGTAACCAATGCCGAAATTAGTTTGCGGGATGCGGTGGCTTTTGAACGAGCAGGGCTAGGAACAATGCTAGATGTTCTCCAAGCTCAAGTTAATGTTGCCAATGCCCGGCAAAATCTCAACCAGGCCCAAAACCTCCAAGTTACCAGTCGGCGGCAACTAGCCCAACGCTTGAATATTGCTGAAAATGCGAATCTGACTCTTGCCGATCCAGTCCGAGTTGGCCCCGAATGGCCCTTATCTCTAGAGGACACCATCACCCTGGCCTTCAAAAATCGGG is from Synechococcus sp. PCC 6312 and encodes:
- a CDS encoding TolC family protein, producing MPPTEIVAANPVPGDRLFSESSEIISTEPATATGSAFIPTDSPISTGEDTPIAQTPPTPTELPLTTAEPSISTPALIPLNPNPDPLDLPTKASQVTLDLTKPITMAQAIEVATRNNLALKTAELQLRQARAALKEAEASLYPSLGWQTTMGRGVSPTGQLISFPLNTQQQQQLQQQQLQQAQQQLVGQQQTASQILQNQLNRLQQRFQGPQITTFNDQQNLELQQLIQQLQSSATLAATPPVFQPTTLSPLILNARSFNSIPGFASFTTPNSSGGTIVGNTFNSTASLSYSLWTSGSRDGSIQAAREQVRLAELEVRRQLDQLTLDVVNDYLNAQQANVQQQIGQAAVTNAEISLRDAVAFERAGLGTMLDVLQAQVNVANARQNLNQAQNLQVTSRRQLAQRLNIAENANLTLADPVRVGPEWPLSLEDTITLAFKNRVELQQRIAQRNIALQNRRVALAAIQPQVSTFANFNVFDQLTDSVSPQYGYAVGLQFSMALFDGGSAKASAGRQESLAASAAQQFASTRDEIRFQIERGYNTLVASKENIGTARTALTSATEGLRLARLRFQAGVGTQQEVTNAETTLTQAQGNLLTAILNYNRAFALLERSVGYANEIQS